The DNA sequence ACGTCCTGGCCGGCCAAAATGCCACCATCAGCGGCTCCGACATTCTGGGAGGCGCCGGCATTGACCTTCTTGCCCAAAATATCACCATTCAGGGCGCCTTCAACACCTTTGATTCCCACTCCACCACGGAATTCAAACAAAACGGCTTCACTGTATCACTCACCAACAACACCTTCGAAGCCGTCCAGGACACCTATGACACCGTTAACCGGATGGAAGACATCCAGGATGACCGGTTAAAGACTCTTTATGGTCTCAAAGCCTACCGTTCAGGAGAAAAGGCCTACGGAGGAATCCAAGAAGCCCGTCAAAACGCAAAAGAGAGCGATATCGGCAAAAGCTTCAACGTCACAGCTGGCTTTAGCAGCAGCAAACAAAAAACCGAAGCCACCATCAGCGCCGCTACCGTCCGCGGCAGCAGCCTGACCTCCTCCGGGGATATCAACCTCATCGCCACCGGCAGCGGTCAAACCGATTTAGCCGGAAAATCCGCCGATGGCGATCTGAATATCCTTGGGTCTTCGATCAACGGCAACAACGTCTATCTTTCCGCTGCCAGAGACGTCAACCTCAAAGCTCAGGCCAACACTACCGACTCAGTCATGAAATCTAGCGGTAGCTCCTATGGCTTTGGCGCTAGCTTCAGTTTGGGTAAAGAACTCGGTATGGGCTATTACCTGGAAGGTAACAAAAGCAGCGGCAACTCAGAAGAACAT is a window from the Acetonema longum DSM 6540 genome containing:
- a CDS encoding hemagglutinin repeat-containing protein; protein product: VLAGQNATISGSDILGGAGIDLLAQNITIQGAFNTFDSHSTTEFKQNGFTVSLTNNTFEAVQDTYDTVNRMEDIQDDRLKTLYGLKAYRSGEKAYGGIQEARQNAKESDIGKSFNVTAGFSSSKQKTEATISAATVRGSSLTSSGDINLIATGSGQTDLAGKSADGDLNILGSSINGNNVYLSAARDVNLKAQANTTDSVMKSSGSSYGFGASFSLGKELGMGYYLEGNKSSGNSEEH